The DNA sequence GACAGTAAGGCGCTGGCGCTGGGCAGACAGGCTGCCATCCAGGAGCTGGATCTGGCGCTGGACACAAAACCCACTACGTTTCAGGCGCTCAGTGGCAACAAAAAGACCGACCTTCGTATCGGCATGGGCCTGCACAATGAACTTTACCTGTACACCAAAACCGACGGCAAAATGTACCGGGTGAGCGGTTGCGAACGGGTTGCGCACTAGCGGCTCACGGCGGACCGACCACCTCGGCGAACGGGTCGAGTACCGGCAGCGCACAATCGGATGACAGACCCGCCAGCCACTGGCTAACGATGATCAGTCGGGCCATTCGTAGCGGCCGGCAATCGGCAGCCAAGCCGGATACCCGACTGGCAACCGCCCGGACGTCGCCAGTCGTCCAGCCCCAACGCTGTAACCGGGCGGGTTCGTCGGGCCGTGTCGTACAGACCGGCACCCGGCGTTCGGGCTCTTCAACCCCCGGTCCGTGCTGCTGCCGGAACGTAGCGGCCAGAGAATCGGTCCAGTCGCAGGAAACGGCCAGCAGGGTACCGTCATAAAACGCCAGTACAACATGGTGGAGCGTCGTACCGGCCGTTGGTACACTGGCCGCGCTGAACAGCCGGATGTGGTGGCAGGTCAGGGCGATGGTTCCGTTCACCAGGGGCGGGTCGTCCTCCCGAAAAAGCACCCGGCTCAGTGAATCGGGTGTAGTAACCCCCACGCGGAAGGGACCCAGGCCATCTACCACCGGCTGAGCCAAACCGGGTACCGCCGTAAGCAACAGCCATAACAAGCGGTAGTTCAGGAGATTCATCGGCAAACAAAAAGTTTCCGCAAGATAAAGCGTTGCGCCTAATGTGCCGGCAATATCCCTCTGCCTAAGTTTTGGTAAATTGCACCTTTGTACCGGGGAATATCGCCAGCCGCGTAGTTATACCCCTAAACTAACGCACAGGCGCATGTTATCACCTAATGACCCAAACCGGGGGCCGTCACATCAACCAGCCTCGTTCCCTCCGTTAATGAGCCGCAAAGGCTTTCTGCAAACTGCCGGTCAGGTCATGGCCGCTGGGGTGGCGGGGGGCCTGGCCATTTCATGCCAGACGGGTGGACAAACACCCGCTTACCCGGTACCCACCAACCGTACGTTCACCACTACCGGCGGGCAACAGCTGCACTCCTCCCCCCCCTACTCACCCCCGGCAAAGGTACCGGCGGGTGTCGATGCACCCATTGAGCTGGAAGCCTGGAAATCCGATGCCGACCGAAAGTCAGCCCCCGTTCCGACGCCCCTGCCTGCCGACCAGCGGGTGGGTTACGCGCTGGTTGGACTGGGACACCTGACGCTGGAGGAAATCCTGCCCGCTTTTGGCAACTGCAAAAAATCCAAACCGGTAGCTCTGGTGAGTGGCAGCCCGGAAAAGCTGCAGAAAGTGGCCCGTCAGTACGGGATCAAACCCGAAAGTTGCTACAGCTACGAAACCTACGACAAACTGAAGGATAACCCGGAGGTGCAGGTCATCTACATCGTGCTGCCCAACTCCATGCACGCAGAGTTTACCATCCGGGGGGCGCAGGCCGGTAAGCACATCCTGTGCGAAAAGCCCATGGCCAACTCCCAGGCCGAGTGTCAGGCGATGATCGATGCCTGTAAAAAAGCCAACCGCAAGTTAATGGTGGCCTACCGGATTCACTACGAACCCAACAACCGGTACGTACGCGATCAGATCCGGAAAAACGAGTACGGCAAGCCCAAATTCGTGGATGCCTACAACGCCCAGTCGTCGGCCAACCCGGCCCACTGGCGGCACATCAAAGCGCTGGCGGGCGGGGGTGCACTGCCGGATATTGGCCTGTACTGCCTTAACACGACCCGGTTCATTCTAGGCGAAGAACCCAGCGAAGTGTTTGCCTACACGCATAGCGACCCCGACAATCCGCTGTTCAACGAAGTAGAAGAGGTTTGTTCGTGGCAGATGAAATTCCCCAGCGGGGTCATTGCCAACTGCGCAACCCACTACAATGTCCACGATTCGCGCCAGTACCGGGTCATGACCGAGCGGGGCTGGTATGAACTAGCTAACGCATATGCCTATTCGGGCCAGAAACTGACCACCTCGCGGGCCGATGGCACCATTGTCCGGCAGGAAACCGTCAGTATCCTGCCCAAAAATCAGTTTGCGACGGAGATGGACTATTTCTCCGAGTGTATTCTGGACGATAAAGCGCCATACTCGACCGGGGAGGAAGGGTTACAGGATCAGCGGATTATGGAAGCCATCTACCAATCGGCGCGCGAGGGAAAGCCGGTCAAACTTGCCACAATTGAAAAGACGGATGCCTTTCGGGGGCCTGAACCCCAGCTCCAATAACACTGGCCTGACCGGGTAGATTGACCAGCATTGATTTCAGTAGCGTTCAGGTCCTGGTCGGCGGTGCTGCGAACCCAAAGACAACACCACTGACCAGGACCTGTCTCCGATGATCAGATAATCAGGCGCACCCCACCGAGTTCTTCGATCCGGTACTGGAAGCGCTGCCCCGGCGACCCGATGAACATGAAGTTGGTTGGAATATTCCAGGTGCGGGACAGATCTTCGATCAGTTCAGGACCGAAAGAGCCGTCGATACGTTCGTAGGTGATGTCAATCTCGGGGTAGGCGCGGTCGAGGGTTTCGATGTCACGGTGCAGGCTTTCGGCGGCCTTGAATATTTCGTTCTCCACCGTCACAATACGCAGCCGGTTAGTTTCCTCATTATTCTGGATGTAGATCATTACCCGGTTCAGCGAAGCTATATCATCCCCTTTCGAGAAGAATACAAATTCCTGATCATTGATCTCTTTGATGGTCCTGTTCGTCCAGCTTGTCAGCCGTTCAATGCTTCGTTTGAGCGGCCTGAAAAAATACAGAATCACCGACAGGAAACCCGTCAACAGCAACGAGCGGTCCATCATCATGAGCGCCACCAGGAAGGTAGGCACAAAATATTCGGCAAAAACCCAGACGTATTGCGGGTTTAGCAGTACATTTCCCACCAGGGCCGCGCTCACGGCAATGAGCGCCAGAAAAACGGCACCAACGGTAGCCCGCTCGGGACGGGGCAGTCGCTTGCGCCGGAGTTTGAGCATTAGATTGCCGATACCAAACAGGCCCATTACCGACAGGAACGAAATGGTGTAGACCCCCGCCAGCGCGCGCAGGTTACCGCCCGTACTGAGCAATACCGCTACGCAAAGCACCAGAAACAGGAGCAGGATAAAATAAGGGGCCTGCTTTCTGTTCTCCACGAGCATGAACTGCGGGAAAATACGGTCCAGCGTCATCCGCTTCATGAGTCCGCTTACGCCCACAAACGAGGTCAGCACGGCCCCGCTCAGCACCAGAACGGCATCGACCGAAACCAGCCACGCCAGCCAGTTGCCGCCTGTTGTCTGCCCCATATATGCCAGCAGGGACTCCTGGTGTTCGGGCACTTCCGTGAGAGGAACGATACTGAGTGCCAGCAGGGCAATGAGAGGATTGAAGATCGTGACAACGATCCACATATTACGGAGCGTTTTTGGGAATACACCTTTCCCCTGCTCCTCTACGTAATTTGCCGAACTTTCAAAACCTGAAATACCCAGCATAGCCGCGGCAAAACCCGCAAACAACTGAAAGGGAACACTATATTCGGATCGAGTGGCAAAGTTGATCGAGAACTGGTCCAGGCCCCTGGTGAGCACATGCCAGCCGCAGACTGCGCACAATATCACGAGCGTAGCCAGATGCGTGATGAAGATCACTACGGCCGCTTTCGAGGATTCTTTCAGCCCGAGCAGGTTCAGCAGAAAGAACAGCAGCAGCAGTCCTATCGTTGCCAGCATAATGGGCATGGACGGTACGAACGAAGACGCATAGTGCATAGCCTCATTGGCCGAGATAACGCTCGTGGCTACGTAGGAAAGAATCGTGAGGCAGGCTGCCAGCGAAGCCGCCGATTTGTTAGCCGAGTTGAGCAATACGTTGTACGCGCCCCCGTTGAGCGGCAGGGCTCCCACCACTTCGCCGTATATTTTCCGGAACAGAAACAGGGTTCCACCCACCAGTAGCAGCGAAATCCAGGCATACTGACCCGCATAGACGATACTGAGCGCCGATACGTACAGACAGGATGAACTGATATCATTGCCGCAAATGGCCGAAGCCGGCAGTTCCCCTAGTTTTGTATGTTTACTCATAACTTGTGTTGAGTAGGCGTCAATCGAAAAGCCAACATGACTACACTCCTACTTTCTCAGCTTTTCCCGGCAGGTCATTCCGGAACCAGATTTCCTGCTGCGGGAACGGTATGGTGATGCTGTGCAGCCGGAAGAGGTCATCGATGCGAAAGCGCAGATCGCTTTTCACCACGTCGATCCGCAAAAAGTCATAACTGTAGAAAAGCAGCCGGAAACCCAGCGCGGAATTTCCGAACTCCCGGAACTGCACCGTCGGCTCCGGCGACGGCAGGATTGCCGGATGTTCACCGGCGGCCTGCAACAGGAGCGATTTTACCCGCGTCAGGTCACTCCCGAACGCCACCCCCAGTTCGACCTGAAACCGGGTGGGCCGGTTATTGTGCGACCAGTTGACGACCGTATCCTCTACCAGCTTCGAGTTGGGCAGGATTTTGACAATTTCGTCGCGGGTTTCGACGATGGAGGTTCGCAGGCCAATTTCCCGGACCACCACCGTCGAGCTGTCGATTTCGAGTACATCATCGACCTTAACCGTTCCTTCAATGAGCAGGATAATGCCGGAGAACAGGTCTTTGAACGTCTGTTGCAGACCCAGCCCGACACCCACCATCAGGGCCGCAGCCCCGGCCAGAAAAACGGACAGTTCGATACCCAGGGACTGCATCACGAGCAGGATCGTGAGCGGATAGGTAATGTACTTGAGCAACTGGTTGATGGCAAACTGCTGGCCTATGGGAACATTACGGCGTTTGTAAAACACCCGTAGCACGTAGTGTTTCAGCAGATACAGGAATCCCCAGGCCAGGAGCAGGATAAACAGGGCCGAGAAAATATCGCCCAGCGTCAGGGTAAAGGCTTTAAAATGAATCAGATCAATGTTCAGTAACTCATCGAGGGTCGTCATGGTGGGTAGTTTTAAAACAACGGTGAACGGCTCGGGAAGTTAAGAAAGTGACGGCAAAAAAACGCCCGTCCGCCGGGGGCCGGGACTGGTGTTGATCACGCCCAAAACGCAGACAGGCTCCGGCCGTACTCAGCTGGGTACGGCCGGAGCCTGAAAAAAAAGCAGTAGTCCGGATTACTCCCCCGGATGATACGTTTTTTCGACGTGCCGCTGAATATCCTCGGGATAGAACAGCACATCTTTAAACTTGCCTTCGCAGTAGAGCGGAGCCTGGTCGGTGAAGTGTTTGGTACCGGGGCGACTGCTCTGCCCACCTGTCACCACCGAACGGGCTTTCACGCGTTTGCCGAACTCCACGACGGCCACGAAACTGTTGCCCACGCTACCGTAGCGTTTTTTGGTGCCGGGATAAGTTTTGGCCGCAAAAGCCGCCAGGGATCCCCAGGCCGAGGAGGTGAACCCTACGGAAATGCTGGGCTGCTGATCGTTGTACGTTTCCTGCACCTTACCCGTCAGGCGCTGGTAGCGGTTGACGTCACCCCAGGGTGTTTTCCAGCGGCCAAAATCACGGGTCAGCTCGGTCAGCACCGTAGCCAGTGCCGTTACTTTTTCCTGGGCGCTGGTGCTGCTGATGGTATAGGCCGTCAGGCCCAGGTTGTCGAAACGCTGGTCGCCGGCAGCCCGGCTCCGCGCCAGCCGCTGAATGGCTTCGCCCCAGTAAATCGCCAGCGTCTGCCCCACCGACGAAACGCCGTACGATCTATCCCAGGCCCTCAGCACCCGAATGGCTTCGGCGAGGTCGGCCGATTGGTTCGCCGGCTCACCGGCAACGGATTGGTAGGCACTCAACAGCGCCGGAATCAGCTCATCGAACGCGGCCAGGTGGGGATCATTGGCGGCCGCAATCAGCGTGTCGAGGGTAAAAAGTTTTTTACTCGCCAGCACCCGGGCGGCATTGATACCGCGGTAGTTCTGGGCATCGGGAGCCATGTAGACCGGGTATTTGCTTTTGTCGGGACTGCTGGCACCCGCTACGGTAAACGGGGTGGCGTTGCAGTTCTGTATCCAGCCGCTGGCCGGGTTGCGCACCTGCACGATTTCGTCGATGCCATGGAGGCCTTGCCAGTCCGTTGCCGGATCACTGCCGTCAACGGGCTTTTCCCAGTCAAATTTGGGGTTGCGCCTGGGCATGAAGTTACCGTGCCAGTAGGCAATGGTCCCGTTTTTATCGGCAAAGATCGTGTTGTTCGATGCGTTGCCATTGAGCTTCATCACCTCTTTGAAGCTGTCATAGCCGGTGGC is a window from the Spirosoma rigui genome containing:
- a CDS encoding Gfo/Idh/MocA family protein — protein: MSRKGFLQTAGQVMAAGVAGGLAISCQTGGQTPAYPVPTNRTFTTTGGQQLHSSPPYSPPAKVPAGVDAPIELEAWKSDADRKSAPVPTPLPADQRVGYALVGLGHLTLEEILPAFGNCKKSKPVALVSGSPEKLQKVARQYGIKPESCYSYETYDKLKDNPEVQVIYIVLPNSMHAEFTIRGAQAGKHILCEKPMANSQAECQAMIDACKKANRKLMVAYRIHYEPNNRYVRDQIRKNEYGKPKFVDAYNAQSSANPAHWRHIKALAGGGALPDIGLYCLNTTRFILGEEPSEVFAYTHSDPDNPLFNEVEEVCSWQMKFPSGVIANCATHYNVHDSRQYRVMTERGWYELANAYAYSGQKLTTSRADGTIVRQETVSILPKNQFATEMDYFSECILDDKAPYSTGEEGLQDQRIMEAIYQSAREGKPVKLATIEKTDAFRGPEPQLQ
- a CDS encoding APC family permease, giving the protein MSKHTKLGELPASAICGNDISSSCLYVSALSIVYAGQYAWISLLLVGGTLFLFRKIYGEVVGALPLNGGAYNVLLNSANKSAASLAACLTILSYVATSVISANEAMHYASSFVPSMPIMLATIGLLLLFFLLNLLGLKESSKAAVVIFITHLATLVILCAVCGWHVLTRGLDQFSINFATRSEYSVPFQLFAGFAAAMLGISGFESSANYVEEQGKGVFPKTLRNMWIVVTIFNPLIALLALSIVPLTEVPEHQESLLAYMGQTTGGNWLAWLVSVDAVLVLSGAVLTSFVGVSGLMKRMTLDRIFPQFMLVENRKQAPYFILLLFLVLCVAVLLSTGGNLRALAGVYTISFLSVMGLFGIGNLMLKLRRKRLPRPERATVGAVFLALIAVSAALVGNVLLNPQYVWVFAEYFVPTFLVALMMMDRSLLLTGFLSVILYFFRPLKRSIERLTSWTNRTIKEINDQEFVFFSKGDDIASLNRVMIYIQNNEETNRLRIVTVENEIFKAAESLHRDIETLDRAYPEIDITYERIDGSFGPELIEDLSRTWNIPTNFMFIGSPGQRFQYRIEELGGVRLII
- a CDS encoding mechanosensitive ion channel family protein, translating into MTTLDELLNIDLIHFKAFTLTLGDIFSALFILLLAWGFLYLLKHYVLRVFYKRRNVPIGQQFAINQLLKYITYPLTILLVMQSLGIELSVFLAGAAALMVGVGLGLQQTFKDLFSGIILLIEGTVKVDDVLEIDSSTVVVREIGLRTSIVETRDEIVKILPNSKLVEDTVVNWSHNNRPTRFQVELGVAFGSDLTRVKSLLLQAAGEHPAILPSPEPTVQFREFGNSALGFRLLFYSYDFLRIDVVKSDLRFRIDDLFRLHSITIPFPQQEIWFRNDLPGKAEKVGV
- a CDS encoding penicillin acylase family protein, coding for MNRPPFLLTGFILSLLILLNGLCVLAQPFTKADIARWQKQAKQVTITRDTWGVPHIYGKTDADVVFGLLFTQCEDDFGRLEDNYITSTGRLAEVEGESAVYHDLRARLFLDSTQAIAIYKKSPLWMKQLLDAFADGSNYYLYTHPEVKPALITRFQPWMPLMFSEGSIGGNISVVPLERLKAFYEQRKATSWHTGAPVDVYERESIGSNGFAIAPSKSATKNALLLINPHTSFYFRSEVHMVSQAGLNAYGAVTWGQFFIYQGFNENCGWMHTTSYADSMDEYLETIEKKGNALYYRHGKDLKPVRTQAVRIPYKTAGGMRYKDFTMYFTQHGPIAGEKEGKWLAIDMMNTPLNALSQSYLRTKATGYDSFKEVMKLNGNASNNTIFADKNGTIAYWHGNFMPRRNPKFDWEKPVDGSDPATDWQGLHGIDEIVQVRNPASGWIQNCNATPFTVAGASSPDKSKYPVYMAPDAQNYRGINAARVLASKKLFTLDTLIAAANDPHLAAFDELIPALLSAYQSVAGEPANQSADLAEAIRVLRAWDRSYGVSSVGQTLAIYWGEAIQRLARSRAAGDQRFDNLGLTAYTISSTSAQEKVTALATVLTELTRDFGRWKTPWGDVNRYQRLTGKVQETYNDQQPSISVGFTSSAWGSLAAFAAKTYPGTKKRYGSVGNSFVAVVEFGKRVKARSVVTGGQSSRPGTKHFTDQAPLYCEGKFKDVLFYPEDIQRHVEKTYHPGE